Genomic segment of Dermacentor albipictus isolate Rhodes 1998 colony chromosome 5, USDA_Dalb.pri_finalv2, whole genome shotgun sequence:
CGTGCCGAAGGTGGGTGCATGCATACTTAGGCAAGTGAACATGAAAGTTCCAACGAAAGCTATACAAGAGAAGGAGAAAGATCAGTGGCAATTTAATATTTAGGAGAGCTTGCAATACGACCATTTAACCATTATGGCTGTGAGAGGTCAACGTGTTTGCAACTGCTGCAGATAATAAACCGCGTGTTGGGGAGACCGCATATGCTTTGTGGACAGCCAACTGTCTCTAACGCGGCATCGTGACCACGTGGCGGCACTGGAATCATTATGTACTGCATCTCTGTCCCAATCTCGTACTGCTAGAAATCAGGCAGTCGATCTCTTCCTCATCTTTATTATTGTGCTGCTTCGTATTGTCACTCATTTCTGTTTTGACAATCTTTCACTTTTCGGGCGTGCTTTCTCTTGTATTTCGACCCACAATAAAGACTTACGGACACTGCATGGAATAGTAATTGTTAATATAAATATAACCTAAGGTGAAATAATCTTGAAGGCTCATCTTTAAACAAATTAGGCGTCGTGTCTGGAGGAGATTTCTAAGCTGTCTGCAGTATACTTATATGAAGTTTAAGAGGGTTATTCTGTATGAGACGTCCTGACGCAGCGTGTTGACGCCGTGAACGCCCCACGGACTGTCTTCGCAGGTGCATCATGAAGATGGACCACCACTGCCCGTGGTTCAACAACTGCGTCTGTTTCAGCACCTACAAGTTCTTCCTGCTCACACTCGCCTACGTGGTGGCACTGTGCATCTACGCCGTCACCACCTTGGCAGCCCACTTGGTCGACTGGGGGTCGGATCCGTCGCCGCTGAAGCCCTACGGCTTGCACGTGGGCTTCATCGTGCTCGTGGGCTCTGCGCTGGCCATCGGCCTCGGCTCTTTCCTCGGCATGCACCTGTCCATGGTGTCGAGGAACGAGACGACGCTGGAGAGCATGCGTAGCATAATGTTCCTGGAACACGGGGACTCGTTCGACCTCGGCAGCCGTTATCGGAACTTCGTAGAGGTGTTCGGACTACGGTGGTCGCTGTGGATGATTCCCGTGTTCACGAGCCTCGGCGACGGCGTCCGGTTCCCGACCAGGCTGCACCCCACGCGAGACAGAGTGGAGTCTCGGCCGTCTTCCTTCGTGCCAACCTACTCCGCGGCCACCTATTCGACGCGCTCGTCGAGCCTCGATCCTGGGGCCGCCGTCGTGGACATAGTGCGATAGCCAATCGAGCTGCATAAGAGACCGCTATATTGAATGTGACCTGACTGAAATTTCGTTTTGTCATTAATATCTCGATTACTTCACAAGATTGGATCGGTTGGTTGTTTGCTTAAATGTTTGTTCGCGATGTCACGTCCGTGTAGTGGCCCCGCACCGCGACAGTGCGACATGGTCCATTTGCAGCGTGGCCTCTCACGTCGCGTGCCATGATCGCTTGATTATCGCATACATATGTGGCCGCCTCTTTAATGTAATAAGATACACATATAACGGATTCACCGATTTACTTGTTTTATTTGGTTTAGTCAttcagtatgtgccactgggtgcgGGCCCATTTTTCGCTATCAC
This window contains:
- the LOC135899724 gene encoding palmitoyltransferase ZDHHC2-like; amino-acid sequence: MLPSVERPATPAEDGTCAHRASFAKPNRLFAWLPLLLVSVLLSWGYYAYFLVFCCVVIAQESIAKAVFFSIGFHLLLFLCVWSYAKTVATAIPDVPPAYLLSVGEQQALANCHNERTRRGLLEMLAADRGVITLGPDGCARYCAPCQLLKPDRCHHCSTCRRCIMKMDHHCPWFNNCVCFSTYKFFLLTLAYVVALCIYAVTTLAAHLVDWGSDPSPLKPYGLHVGFIVLVGSALAIGLGSFLGMHLSMVSRNETTLESMRSIMFLEHGDSFDLGSRYRNFVEVFGLRWSLWMIPVFTSLGDGVRFPTRLHPTRDRVESRPSSFVPTYSAATYSTRSSSLDPGAAVVDIVR